One part of the Eptesicus fuscus isolate TK198812 chromosome 20, DD_ASM_mEF_20220401, whole genome shotgun sequence genome encodes these proteins:
- the ALDOC gene encoding fructose-bisphosphate aldolase C — translation MPHSYPALSAEQKKELSDIALRIVAPGKGILAADESVGSMAKRLSQIGVENTEENRRLYRQVLFSADDRVKKCIGGVIFFHETLYQKDDNGVPFVRTIQDKGIVVGIKVDKGVVPLAGTDGETTTQGLDGLSERCAQYKKDGADFAKWRCVLKISERTPSALAILENANVLARYASICQQNGIVPIVEPEILPDGDHDLKRCQYVTEKVLAAVYKALSDHHVYLEGTLLKPNMVTPGHACPIKYSPEEVAMATVTALRRTVPPAVPGVTFLSGGQSEEEASLNLNAINRCPLPRPWALTFSYGRALQASALNAWRGQRDNAGAATEEFIKRAEVNGLAAQGKYEGTGDDGGAAAQSLYIANHAY, via the exons ATGCCCCATTCATATCCAGCCCTTTCTGCTGAGCAGAAAAAGGAGTTGTCTGACATTGCCCTCCGGATTGTGGCCCCAGGCAAAGGCATCCTGGCTGCAGATGAGTCTGTAG GCAGCATGGCTAAGCGGCTGAGCCAAATCGGGGTGGAGAACACAGAGGAGAACCGCCGTTTGTACCGCCAGGTCCTGTTCAGCGCCGATGACCGAGTGAAGAAGTGCATTGGAGGTGTCATCTTCTTTCATGAGACACTTTACCAGAAAGATGATAATGGTGTCCCCTTCGTCCGTACCATCCAGGATAAAGGCATCGTCGTTGGCATCAAG GTTGACAAAGGTGTAGTGCCTCTAGCCGGGACTGATGGAGAAACTACCACTCAAG GGCTGGATGGGCTCTCAGAACGCTGTGCCCAGTATAAGAAGGATGGCGCCGACTTTGCCAAGTGGCGCTGTGTGCTGAAAATCAGTGAACGCACGCCCTCAGCACTTGCCATTCTGGAGAATGCCAATGTGCTGGCCCGCTATGCCAGCATCTGCCAGcag AATGGCATTGTGCCTATTGTGGAACCTGAAATCCTGCCTGATGGAGACCATGACCTCAAACGTTGCCAGTATGTCACTGAGAAG GTCCTGGCTGCTGTGTATAAGGCTCTGAGTGACCATCATGTGTACCTGGAAGGGACCCTGCTGAAGCCCAACATGGTGACCCCTGGCCATGCCTGTCCTATCAAGTATAGCCCAGAGGAGGTTGCCATGGCAACTGTCACTGCCCTGCGCCGCACTGTGCCTCCAGCTGTCCCAG gaGTGACCTTCCTGTCTGGGGGTCAGAGTGAAGAGGAGGCCTCGCTCAACCTCAATGCTATCAACCGCTGCCCGCTTCCGCGGCCCTGGGCCCTCACCTTCTCCTATGGGCGTGCCCTGCAGGCCTCTGCACTCAATGCCTGGCGAGGGCAACGGGACAATGCCGGGGCTGCCACTGAGGAGTTCATCAAGCGGGCTGAG GTGAATGGGCTTGCAGCCCAGGGCAAGTATGAAGGCACTGGAGACGATGGAGGAGCGGCAGCCCAGTCCCTCTACATTGCAAACCATGCCTACTGA
- the PIGS gene encoding GPI transamidase component PIG-S, whose amino-acid sequence MAAAGAAATDLEVVRGKRAALFFAAVAIVLGLPLWWKTTETYRASLPYSEISGLNALQLRLMVPVSVVFTRESVPLDDQEKLPFTVVHEREIPLKYKMEIKCRFQKAYRRALDYEEKALSMGSMQEAETMLAEPQEQAEGSLTVYVISEHSSLLPQDMMSYIGPKRTAVVRGIMHREAFNIIGRRIIQVAQAMSLTEDVLAAALADHLPEDKWSSDKRRPLKSSLGYEITFSLLNPDPKSHDVHWDIKGAVRRYVQPFLNALSVAGNFSVDSQILYYAVLGVNPRFDPASSSYYLAAHSLPHVINPVESRLGSSAASLYPVLNFLLYVPELAHSPLYIQDKDGAPVATNAFHSPRWGGIMVYNVDPKAYNASELPVRVEVDMVRVMEVFLAQLRLLFGIAQPQVPPKCLFSRPKSEGLMTWELDRLLWARSVENLATATTTLTSLAQLLGKISNIVIKDDVASEVYRAVAAVQKAAEELASGHLASAFVASQEAVTSSERAFFDPSLLHLLYFPDDQKFAIYIPLFLPMAVPILLSLVKIFLESRKSWKKPEKID is encoded by the exons ATGGCGGCCGCCGGGGCCGCAGCCACAGACTTAG AGGTGGTCCGAGGCAAGCGCGCCGCCCTCTTTTTTGCTGCCGTGGCCATCGTGCTGGGGCTGCCGCTCTGGTGGAAGACCACGGAGACCTACCGGGCCTCGTTGCCCTACTCCGAGATCAGTGGGCTGAATGCCCTGCAG CTCCGGCTCATGGTGCCTGTCAGTGTCGTGTTTACCCGAGAGTCAGTGCCGCTGGACGATCAAGAGAAGCTGCCCTTCACCGTTGTGCATGAGAGAGAGATCCCTCTGAAAT ACAAAATGGAAATCAAATGCCGCTTCCAGAAGGCCTATCGGAGGGCTTTGGACTATGAGGAAAAGGCCTTGTCAATGGGCAGTATGCAAG AGGCAGAAACCATGTTAGCTGAGCCACAGGAGCAAGcagagggctccctgactgtgtaCGTGATCTCTGAACACTCCTCACTTCTCCCCCAG GACATGATGAGCTACATTGGGCCTAAGAGGACAGCAGTGGTGAGGGGAATAATGCACCGGGAGGCTTTTAACATCATTGGCCGCCGCATAATCCAAGTAGCCCAGGCCATGTCTCTGACTGAGGACGTGCTGGCTGCGGCACTGGCTGACCACCTTCCAGAGGACAAGTGGAGCTCTGATAAGAGGCGGCCTCTCAAGTCCAGCTTGG GCTATGAGATCACCTTCAGTTTGCTCAACCCAGACCCCAAGTCCCATGACGTCCACTGGGACATCAAGGGAGCTGTCCGGCGCTATGTGCAGCCCTTTCTGAATGCCCTCAGTGTCGCTGGCAACTTCTCTGTGGATTCTCAG ATCCTTTATTATGCAGTGTTGGGGGTAAACCCCCGCTTTGACCCAGCTTCCTCTAGCTACTACTTGGCCGCACACAGCCTCCCCCATGTCATCAATCCCGTGGAGTCCCGTCTAG GATCCAGCGCTGCCTCCCTTTACCCTGTGCTCAACTTTCTACTCTATGTACCTGAGCTCGCACACTCTCCCCTGTACATTCAGGACAAGGATGGGGCTCCAGTGGCCACCAACGCCTTCCACagtccccgctggggtggcatTATG GTATATAATGTGGACCCCAAAGCCTACAATGCCTCGGAGCTGCCGGTGCGTGTGGAGGTGGACATGGTGCGAGTGATGGAGGTGTTCCTGGCTCAGTTGCG GCTGCTCTTTGGGATTGCTCAGCCCCAGGTACCTCCAAAATGCCTGTTTTCCAGGCCTAAGAGTGAAGGGCTGATGACTTGGGAGCTAGACCGGCTGCTCTGGGCTCGGTCGGTGGAGAATCTGGCCACAGCCACCACCACTCTCACTTCCCTGGCCCAGCTTCTGGGCAAGATCAGCAACATTGTCATTAAGGATGATGTGGCATCTGAG GTGTACAGGGCTGTAGCTGCAGTCCAGAAGGCAGCGGAGGAGTTGGCCTCTGGACAcctggcctctgcctttgttGCCAGCCAGGAAGCTGTGACATCCTCGGAGCGTGCCTTTTTTGATCCCTCGCTCCTCCATCTCCTTTATTTCCCGGATGACCAGAAGTTTGCCATCTATATCCCGCTTTTCCTGCCCATGGCTGTGCCCATCCTCCTGTCTCTGGTCAAGATCTTCCTGGAGAGTCGCAAGTCCTGGAAAAAGCCAGAGAAGATAGACTGA
- the UNC119 gene encoding protein unc-119 homolog A, with the protein MKVKKGGGGAGTGAEPAPGASGLSVEPKPEPQPQAESESGSESEPEAGPGPRPGPLQRRQPIGPEDVLGLQRITGDYLCSPEENIYKIDFIRFKIRDMDSGTVLFEIKKPPASERLPINRRDLDPNAGRFVRYQFTPAFLRLRQVGATVEFTVGDKPVNNFRMIERHYFRNQLLKSFDFHFGFCIPSSKNTCEHIYDFPPLSEELINEMIRHPYETQSDSFYFVDDRLVMHNKADYSYSGTP; encoded by the exons ATGAAGGTGAAGaagggcggcggcggggccgggacGGGGGCGGAGCCCGCTCCTGGGGCCTCGGGCCTGAGCGTGGAACCAAAGCCGGAGCCGCAACCGCAGGCGGAATCCGAATCCGGGTCCGAGTCGGAACCGGAGGcaggcccggggcccaggccagggccgcTGCagaggaggcaaccgatcggGCCGGAGGACGTGCTGGGGCTTCAGCGGATCACGGGCG ACTACCTGTGCTCCCCGGAGGAGAATATATATAAGATCGACTTCATCAGGTTCAAGATTCGGGACATGGATTCAGGCACTgtcctctttgaaatcaagaagCCCCCAGCTTCAG AGCGGTTGCCCATCAACCGGCGGGACCTGGACCCCAATGCTGGGCGCTTTGTCCGCTACCAGttcacccctgccttcctccgCCTGAGGCAGGTGGGAGCCAC GGTGGAGTTCACGGTGGGAGACAAGCCTGTCAACAACTTCCGCATGATCGAGAGGCACTACTTCAGGAACCAGCTGCTCAAAAGCTTTGACTTCCACTTTGGCTTCTGCATCCCGAGCAGCAAGAACACCTGCGAGCACATCTATgacttcccccctctctctgagGAGCTGA TCAATGAGATGATCCGTCACCCATATGAGACACAGTCTGACAGCTTCTACTTCGTGGATGACCGGCTGGTGATGCACAACAAAGCAGACTATTCCTATAGTGGGACGCCAtga